The window ATCACCATCTCGGCACGTTCTTCGGGGTCGTGGTCTCGACACGCACGGTACGCAAGGTGAAGTTCGGGATGGCGACGGATGTCGTTCTCGGTGACCACACGGTTCGAGTCGGCTGCGACGATTTCGTCGTCGCGAACGAGCACAGTTCCGAATGGTCGATCTCCACGATCGGTGGCCTCGCGGGCGAGCTCGAATGTTTTTCGCATGTGTGCGTCGTGATCAAAATCGTCGAAGTTCGAGTTAGACATGTTCTTCAATGGTTCGAAAGAGCAGATAACCGTTTGGCAACCAGAGGAGAGCTTTTGTGTGGGAGTAGCGGGCGAACCGTTCCATCAACGTCTGTCAGCGCTCGATGTAACAGATGTCACGCGGCGAAGGGCAGAGTTCCTGCCTTTGAAGCCGAGAATCTGAAGAGAGACGACGGCATCATCTGAAAGCTGTCTCGACGGTAGTCCGGCCGTTCCGGACGCTGCGAAACAACTATATTAGTGGATGCTAATATTAGCATATACTAAAATGAGCCAGCAACCGACCACATCCGAGGAGAACGAAACGACCCGAGCTGAGAGACAGTGCTGTACTGCAGCGCACGTACTGACCGAGTCGGAACTCGCATCGGACGTGCAACTCCTCTCGGCACTCGGAAACGACACGCGGTACGAAGCTCTCAGGCTCATCGCCGATACGGACGGCGACGTGTGCGTCTGTGAACTCGAACCCGCGCTCGGTGTCAGCCAGAGCGCCATCAGCCAGGCGCTCTCGCGTCTGTACGCTGCCGGACTCGTCTCACGACGCAAGGAGGGCCGCTGGCGGTACTACGCGCCGACTCCGCGAGCGGAAGCGCTGCTGAACACGCTTGACGAGACCAGAGGTGAGTCCGATGAGTGAACAGAACCCGTCGTCCGAGTCGGGCCCGAACGAGTTAGCTCCCGACGAACAGCGTCGCGCAGTGCGACAGCGGTACGCGCGTATCGCGAGCGAAGAATCGAGTTGTTGCGACGGTTGTGACACGAGTTCCGACGACGACCGCAGCGAGCTGAACCGACAACTCGGATACTCCGAGGACGAGGAGGCAACCGTCGCCGAGGGAGCAAACTTGGGGCTCGGCTGCGGGAATCCGAACGCGATCGCGTCCCTCCAACCCGGCGAGACCGTTCTCGACCTCGGCTCCGGTGCCGGCTTCGACTGCTTCCTCGCGGCACAGGAAGTCGGGGAAACCGGATCCGTGATC of the Haloprofundus salilacus genome contains:
- a CDS encoding nucleoside deaminase; its protein translation is MSNSNFDDFDHDAHMRKTFELAREATDRGDRPFGTVLVRDDEIVAADSNRVVTENDIRRHPELHLAYRACRDHDPEERAEMVMYTSTEPCPMCAGGMTTAGFGRVVYSVGSDEVAEFAGSKPSVRSSDILDGISEVVGPVLNDEGRQVHREFDW
- a CDS encoding ArsR/SmtB family transcription factor translates to MSQQPTTSEENETTRAERQCCTAAHVLTESELASDVQLLSALGNDTRYEALRLIADTDGDVCVCELEPALGVSQSAISQALSRLYAAGLVSRRKEGRWRYYAPTPRAEALLNTLDETRGESDE